The nucleotide sequence TGGAAACAAGAGCTCTCGATTGACGGCAAACTTTGTGCACCAAGCAGAAAtctatttgtctttttaaaggaaaaaaaaacccaaaacaccaacTTCTATATTGAGAGTATTCTCTATAATGTGCAGTTTGAGAAGAAAACATACTAGTTTGTATCAGTTCTTCAGCTATAATTCCATACAAGTGTATATTCAGATAGTCATAAATTGATCCTGATTGAAAAGTTTCTTGATTGTAACTTGGAAATGTTTCATGAGCTATATCACTGTGAATCTTTACggaaaaaatgtgctttaaattttgctttctaAGTCATGAGGAAACATGACTTGTGTACAGTTATTACTATTTACACAGAATTACTTTGGGCAGAATTTCTCAGAGGGGtctgaaatatatttgaaaacatgaaacaaGCAAGACCTTGAGTTTATATCCAGAGAGGTGACTATGGACTcaattcttatttaaaatatatatatacatgtgtgtgtacatcTCTAGTTCTACATAATATGAATGGCATTTTAAGATTTtatatgtttgcatttttaacttcagcttttcatttGTATGAAGAGTTTGAAAAGCTTTAACATTCTGGAGTTGCATCCCAGCAAGGGAACTCCATTACAGGTATTAACTGGACTTTTTTTATCATGTCTCATAAAACGTTGGTCTCTTTCTGTTATGAAGTAAAAGGTGCAGAACCTGATGGTATGAAAACATGAGCTCTGGGTACTCAGAGATTCTGCCAGTGCAGATTCAAGAGCTGAGGGCTTAAAAATATCAGTGAACATTCTCTGCTGTCGTTGACGTGCAGATCTGCTGGTGCACAGCTTTAGGTCCCACTACTGTGTGGAGTTTACAAACTTGGTGTATCCCCCTACATAAGGCATGTTGACTCAGTCTGCATATATTCTAAAATGTCATCTTTGGGAtttcctaattaaaaatattgcatgaCTTTCTCTGTTCCTAGTTTAACTAGGTATTCTGGTGCAGTTTTTGCATAGGTTACTCTCTAGAAAAATCACACCATATAAACATATGTACTGAAAGCTGTAATTAGTTCTGATTTGTAGGAAGATAATTTTGAACCTCTTGTCTAACAGCAATAGGAAGTAGATAATATTTGTTGTCCACGTATGGTCTGTTCCCAGCCATTTGAAGGTAGATGTCAGTATTACCCTACTAGTGGTAACAAAGTGCAATGATTAAAAAGAGTTAAAGTAATACAGTTATATTAATTGAATTTCACAGTTATGTCACATAAGAAAAGCTTtgagtaaaacatttttttgaagCTGTTTGTCTCGAAAACAGCAGAAGGTGCAGCACTAAGCGTTTGATACACATACAAAGACTCCAGGTCTTCTAAGGGTTTAATAGCAGGGTGGTGTGGGAGGAAATATAACGGTGGGTACCATCGTAATCCAGTATGATCACATGATAATGTATGAGAATTGGGAATACCACATGTGTGATGCTAAGTGATCATTTTGTTGGCAGGAGCCATGGTAAGAAAATATCTAACCTACTTTTCATGATTTATTTTGACTGTGTGTTTAATAATGTGAGTATGGAAGTTGCATGCTtctaagaagaagaaaaaaatttattttactaattCTACCAGTTCTGCTACCAAACACATATAaggcattaaatatttttattgggaagctcttctttttttttccacatagcTATTCTTTTCACACTAGTTTTACTTTGTTGTGGACTAATATGCCATTTCTTCAGGTGAGAGCAGCTGTTACACCTTGATGTTGCTCAGGTGATGGGAAATGGTTGAGTAGCAAGTAAAATGGTACAATTTAAACTGGAAGAATCAACAGTTCAAAAAGATTaagaaatgaacaaacaaaaatacccctAAGATGTAACATTAGGCAGATATCCTTTCTTTGTTGGCTGAGTGCAGCTCTGCTATCCCAGCTTTCAGCAGCGCTTCTTCACAGGGATGTGTGGATGCCTTGTGTTCTGGGGAAGGGACTGCAcagattcatttatttttttgtaataagtAACTTTCCAAGAACAATTCagttgaggaaaacaaaaattaaaaaaaaaagcaaccaaaaaagTTACCACTGTTGCCGTGGATATGAagtactttcttccttttgcttgcTTCTTTGATATTCCTGCTTGATGGCAGACAGGAGGCTGCTAATAGGGAGTGTACATGTGGGACCCTGAAAGCTGTGAGCCGCATTTGCAACAGCCCCTTGTCTCTGAGCATGAGATCTGGTATTTACTCCAAATCAGTAACAATAACAAAGTGATTCAAGGAAGGTTAATACCACTGGAGGGAGCTTTGTTACCACTGGTACAAAAAAAGGGTTTGAACCTTTAAGAGCAAAACTGTTCCTACATGTAAACTTCTGGGTAGTGATTAAATTTTATGAGCAGTAGCTGTGTACCTCATTacggatttttttctttccatttgttcTTATTATACAAACCCTCTGCTTTAGTCTCCAGAAGACGACCCAGTGGTACTTTGTGGTGACAATGCCAGGGTGGCAGATCAGTATTTTCCTTACTGTTTTCAGAACTGATCCTGGCTGTAGGGTCACTAAAGTAATATAATGGTTTTCATGGGCAACTCCGGAGAATTCTGAAGATGATGATCAAACTACCTTTCAAACAACTATATTCATTACCCAGATTTGATTTAAGTGTGTTGGTTGAGCTCTATTTCTGCCAGCGGCAGGAGCCAGATTCACTCTTTCCTGCTGCATTAGCAGAGAATTTGTTCTGCTGGATGTCCCCGAGCTGCAAGGACATCGTGGAGGTGGGGACAGAGCagtggcagagcagggcagccgGTGTCTGAAGGGGAGGAATGTCCCCTGCCACTGCAAACCCGCTGAGGGACGTCAGGATGCATGGGGTGACTTACCCAGCCCCGTCAAGCCAGTGCATGGGCAGCAGCTGGTTGTTAAATCCCAGCAAACGCTGTAATCATATCTAATACCGAACAAAGTATTTAATGGCCTAGATAAAAGCTTTCCGGTTGTTTAATTGGAAATGTCTTGCTGGTTTACATAGACCTAGTGCCCTGGTTTTATGAGATTTAGAATTGTGCTGAGAAATTGTTTCCATGGAAGCAGAGATCACTAAAGAAATAATGCATTCCACATTTCCTGCAGGATTATTCCTTTTGCAGCCTGCTGTTCTAAATAACTAACTCTTGTAGTGCCATTGCAGCTTAGCATGGATTAAagcaagtaatatttttttttttagtgtcacAGAGGCattatgtattttttgaaatatatagatataaatacatatgtacCCATATAGATACTtggaaatacttttgtttttgaaataagtctttttttcttatttaattattttctccttatttACAAAGGGGGAAAATCCACCCATACAAAAAAGTCAATGGAAAAGAGCACTTTTATTTGGGCAATTTATGCAGCTCTCTCAGGGAAACTTGGAATTAtcccttctttgcccttctctTGTCACTGTTCTACACTTTTTGCTTGGTGATGGTGATATTGTAAAACTGGCTACCTAGGAGGGAAGAGACAGTGAATGCACTTTTTAATCAAGGTAACAGCAGCGAGAATCTTCCTCCAGCAGGTAAAACAGACTATCTTGTTCAGTTACCTGTGGTTTTCCTTCCATGTGTTACTTTTGACGAACCACTTTATCTTTTTCTACTCCAAGTGTTTGTAAAAAGGGGAAACTGTGAAATGATAATATGATGCTGAGACCAAATGTGATTGACTGCAAACATCACATAAACTACTGTTTACCATAAAGTCTTGTTAAAAAGAGCAGATTCCTATACGttaatgaattatttagaaattaaaatggGATAAGGTTACTAAACTATTACCAGAGAGTTGTCAATGTGACAACTTGAAATACCTAGTGATTtttgtaatggttttaaatgtaGATCTCTTATTTTGTAAGAAAGGTAACTACTGTAATTTTTGCttgagggaaggggaaaggtgTGACAGTGCTATAAAGAGGCAAGGGATACTTTGAAGAACTTGCCTCATCTTTACTCCCTCAAGTACAGTGTGTTTTTGTGGCTTATTTAGAAATAGCTCTAGCTGCGAAGTTTAACTCCAGATTATGCCCTTCTCTGGCAGTAGAGAGTATTGACACATGGAGCTCTAGTTGTAAATGTGTATGGCAGTATAAATGCTCACTGGCATCCGGGGTAATTGTTCTATCTCTAGAAGTAGCTGCCATGGATTTGAAGCAGGGCAGGTAAAAGGAGCTGACGGCAAGGCTGGGCACAAGTTGCGTGGATGGGAAAATGGCTCATATACTGTTCCGTGGTCATTACTGGTCCTAAAATAATGATTTATGAAGTGCCTGACAGTGTTTGACAAACCAGATGAATGGGACTTGCTTAATGCAAACTGGGAAAGATCTTTCAGTGGCTGCCAAAACACGTGGAAACAGTAACTTGTGCTTTGTAGATTCTTAGGGCACTTGGGAGCTACTGCAGGGTACTGCCAGAGGCATTACTCAAAGCTTAGTTTGaaaaatttctgcagaaatgggTAACAACTTCATAAGGGTAATGCAGGCATGAAAATCGTCATTCCTAGTGCTGCCTTGGGATGAGTATATGCCAAAGGACAAGCCGAGGCTGCGCTCCTGTGCTCTGTGTAGGGGAGCAGCCACTGAACTGAGCAACTTGTTCCTCCTGAACTGGCAGCTGCTCCAGGCGGTTTACATTAAACTCCAAAAGGCTTTACTTTATAAATGTATGGCAGTAGAAAGGAGGAAGACAACAACCAATAAGAATCTATACAGTGGAATGATACAGTTCTGTGATGGAAGATGGAGGAAAACCATGATGGAACTGGAGGAGTAGGATTTCTTCtaacagaaatggaagaaattcCTTAAATGTGTTTGCATAGTCCATCTAAAGgcgaaagaaggaaaagggcaagTGGCTTGGGCTTTAATCCGTAAAGGAAGCCCAGGATAGGAGCTTCAGGTCGGCTTTTgtctgtttctgttgttttctcatCAAGTAAGAGGGATGGGAGGCAGCTGGAGGCAGCATTGGTGCCACTCCCTGTGAAGTAAGAGATCAAAATGCAGCTCTTTTCTAGGATTTGGGTTGGAGTTGCAACTAGTTTCAGAAAGAGAACCTGTTTGGTGGGATTTGGATCTGAATAAAGGGAGCAGCACACCAGTGTGTAGGAACAGAGTAGCTCTGTGAATGGGTTCAAGCCTCAGATCTTGCCTGCTATCCCTCGGGACCATCCATGCTTCTCACCCGCAACACGGAGCCGCTGCTGGGGGTTTTGCTGGGTCTGATACTGGCGGCAGCTTCGTCAGCACAGAACAACTGCACCTGTGCGTCCAACAAGTGGACGGTGTGTGCCCAGAATGGACCTGAGAACTGCGCCTGCACGCTGGTGGGTTCCAGTCACAAGGTAGACTGTTCAATGTTGACGCCATGAAGGCAGTGTTGCTGATGAAGGCAGAAATGATGCTCCTGAAAGGAGAAGTGCTTCCAGGGCCATCCCCGTGGGCTGCTAGATATCGATGGCATTTACAGTCCAGACTGCGAGGACAGTGGCATCTTCAAAGCCAGGCAGTGCAATCAAGCCGATGCTTGCTGGTGTGTGAACACTCCTGGCATAAGAATCACTGAAAAGGTTGACAAAAGCCTGAGGTGTGATGAAGTGGTTAGAACAAGCTGGATCTACATTCAGCTGAAGCACAAAAAAAATGTCTGGGGCCTGGGATGCTGCCCATGTAGCAAACGCTTTGAAACAGCTGTTTGAGAGTCGATACAAACTGCACCCCAAGTACATTGCAGCCATTAAGTATTATTCCCCACTTATCCAAATCGACCTGAAGCAGCATGACTCTGGGAAATCTAATTGTGATGTAGATACAGCAGATGTAGCCTGTTACTTTGAGAAAGATATAAAAGATGACTCCATATTTCATTCTAACAGTACATTAACTGTCTCTATcaatggagatgctctggaTATTGAAAGGATTTAGTACATGGATGAAAAGCCATCACTGTTTTCCCTGAATCAAGAGGCTGGTGAAGTTATTGCTGTGGTGATAGAGGTGGTGCTGGCTGCTGGCTTGGGCATCACTGTGCTGGTGATTCTCAGGTTGCGGTGCACAGTAACAGAAAGATGAGATTGAAGGAATGGATGAAGTAAGAACACCAAGCTTATAGCTGCCCagatcagaaaaaagaaaggatcggaaaaaagaaaagcaacaacaggaagaaaatgtttttaaaaagacataaaattCAAATAGCAAACAGACTTAGTGTAAGTAGATGGATTTGgagatgttattttctttttataggaATTTGTACAGTGACTGCTCTAAATTATTCCAGTTTACTGAGAATTACTTTCTTGGTTTGGGGTATAAACTAACTTGGGAGTCAGTTACCTAAATATTGTAAATTAGTCCCAATTTAGGGGCTAAGACAACTGTTACAtcattttttttagtgtaaTGTGGAATGCTctcaccagccctgcagccctgcctcaGCTTGCTGAAATACTCCTGAGTGCTTCTTGGGATATCTACTTGCTGAAACCCAAATACTTCTTTGGCATAATTGGGTTATATAGCTGCTTTTCTGCTGGtggacttttttattttaatgtgggtagttttttcgtttgttttttaagttgCTGGAACCTTTTTCATCAGCaagtaatttcagaaatattactAAATAACCAGGTAAGGCTGTGATAAGATATGCTATAGCACCAGAGGCTTTTATATATAGTAATTTATTAGGAAACATTCCTGTGGGCATTACCAGTTATGGAGATCCCACATTTCCAAGTTCGtacacaggcagcacagggcaCTGTTCCCACCTGTGCTCCTTAACGGGGCTCTGACACTCATCAGCAAAGATCCCCCAATCCCAGTACAACCTGGATGTTCTGCCCAGATCCAAACTCTGGTCATAGTCTACCTAAACTCCCCTTGCAATTTTATTGGGAAGGGatatttttcagtgttgtacagctttgcagaaatacTACACAATGCTTCAGAACAAGCTGGAAATGAGCTTTATTGTAGTAGAAGTGCAGAGGGAATTGAAGAGCAGAGTGTCATTACTGAAGTTGGAATTTGGCCAAGACACTAGAACTGAACTTCTTTGCTACCTACTCATCTGCTGCACTTGTTTGGGAGGTCACATCCACCACAAAGGacacttcaaagaaaataatgctagttgttaaatattgaaatactGGCAGTTATATTCTCCATGCTGTGTGTGGACGTCTGGAAGGTCTGTCAGTCTAATCTGCACATCTTCAAAATGAGACCTCTACACACATGCACTGCAGGGTCAGCTCTTTTATTCTGTTAATTAGTTTCAACATTATTAGTTTGTAATTACAATAACAGTCAGTAATGCGCTACTCTTAGGGTAAACTGCTAAATATGTGTCTCTGATTTGACTGAATAGGATACCAGGAAAACACTGAAGATGCTTTGATTCTGTTCCTGCCTTTGTTTGTATAAAGGAGGACAAGATTGTCTGTTTTGGGTGGAATGGGAGggtgtttaatattttttggcTCAACATCCACCATTGCCATTTAAAATCATTCTTGTTCACTCACCTGTTGGGAAAACTTGGGCTTTGGATACATAGGGTGAGGTGGATGCATCACGTTCCCCCAAAATCAGATATTTTTGCAATTGTATCAGCAGTATTAATATACCCAAAAACCTCTGGAGCAGGGTCTACAACTTCTTGTACGTCTTACAGCAAAGCCTCCGAGCTGGTTGGTTTTCAGTCACATTAGTACTGATAGAAGATGAAGCAAGAATTTAATATCTAGGCCGAATTTTCCCGAGCCACTGGAAAACTCAGAACTTGGCCTAACTCCACACAATTTTGCAAGTAGGATTTTATAAAATGGATTCGAATAAAAATCTGGAGCTGATTACTTCTCAGTGCTGAAGAAATGTAGGATCAGAATGAAAATTGCCCAAGTACATTGCCTAACCACTTTCTCAGCTGATGCAGAGGTGATAAAAGCTATGAGTTCAAGCCATGAGAACGTGAGATGTGCCCTCTCTTTTGGGGATCTACTGTAGTTTTcaacattcttttaaaattactgcaTTTTTCTCACATCTgttgtaagaaaaagaaatattttcaaggtGAATGATGAGATTTTGTATTAAAGTAGAATATAAACACATAGGCATAATTTTGACTAATGGTTGGAAAAAATCTTACCAGGTAACagtttcagcatttttctttgcctcctgctttttcttttagaagctGAGATTGAAAAAAGAGGCTGTTGTGGTGCcattcatatttttattaatcattAAAGGACTGCCCCATGAAATCATGTGTTGTGGTCAGTTATTTCCTTGCTAGTCATCAGGTACCAGCAGTCTGCATGCTGCCCAGGGACTGGGAAGGCACTAGGGTCATTCAATAGGAGTGATAAGGTGTGTGTCTACAATTAATCAAAAGAAGGGGAAGATTAATTACAGTGCAGAGCTCAGAGAACCTCACTTTGGATTAGATCATTCTACTTGAATAAGGCTGTGTAAAGCTACTGTAGGGTCTGGGCTTTAATAAACTGAACATACCCATTGCTCCTGCTAAGCACTCACTcctctcctgctgctccagccacaCCACCTCTTGGGCTATATCTTAATGGTAGATCAAGTATTTTATTGTAACAGCCCACGATGTTTAGCTTGTTTGTCCACTGCCAATGTTCtcactgaaaatgagaaaatgaactCCTTGTCAGCTTTAAATTTTGCAAAattgaaatgctttttattattaatttgaaTTTAGAAATTTCTAACCCTGAAATTTCTAGTTATCCGTTTCCTGATTACATCATCCTGTTCTAATGGGGTGTTTGTCGTATTTAAGCTTTACACCCTTTGCAGTGGGTGCTGCAGGTATGGTGGCAGTGATGGTGGGTTTATGTTTTAGGCAGTGCTGGCTGACACCTTTCAACCAGTGCCCTCAACAAGTGATTAACATCACTCTTATATCTGTTTCTGTGGAGTCTGCTCAGGCATAAAAGTAGTCagggattgttttgttttggaatgCTGTGTTAATACTCTGTAGgtataaatacacatatatttatGCACCTGTCTGTGGGTAAATAGAGAAACAAACCCCTGGCTGATATGAAAGAGTGCCTGCCTGGATTATAAAACAGAGGGTATGTTTGCTTTAACAAGGGTAGAGCCGTCTGTTGTTTAAAT is from Columba livia isolate bColLiv1 breed racing homer chromosome 8, bColLiv1.pat.W.v2, whole genome shotgun sequence and encodes:
- the TACSTD2 gene encoding LOW QUALITY PROTEIN: tumor-associated calcium signal transducer 2 (The sequence of the model RefSeq protein was modified relative to this genomic sequence to represent the inferred CDS: inserted 2 bases in 1 codon; deleted 3 bases in 2 codons; substituted 1 base at 1 genomic stop codon), producing MLLTRNTEPLLGVLLGLILAAASSAQNNCTCASNKWTVCAQNGPENCACTLVGSSHKVDCSMLTMKAVLLMKAEMMLLKGEVLPGPSPWXLLDIDGIYSPDCEDSGIFKARQCNQADACWCVNTPGIRITEKVDKSLRCDEVVRTSWIYIQLKHKKNSGAWDAAHVANALKQLFESRYKLHPKYIAAIKYYSPLIQIDLKQHDSGKSNCDVDTADVACYFEKDIKDDSIFHSNSTLTVSINGDALDIERIXYMDEKPSLFSLNQEAGEVIAVVIEVVLAAGLGITVLVILRLRCTVTER